TTCTGTTGTAACAGCGATTCCTCTTTCTCGAGATGCACGCTCGACGACCCTCTGAAATAAAATATTTTGGTATACTTCCTTATAATTTGTTTTGCTTTTTAGAAAGCTAACAACTTCTTCAGCTGCGATCGCGATTTTTGAAAAATCGTCCATGGATACTTAATACAACGGTCTCTAATGCTACTTGCGTCTTGAATGTATAGCAATCCTATTTGATTTGTGAAAACTCACTGTGTCTAGATCCCCGACTTTTCAAAGAAGTCGGGGATCTAAATTTTTATAAATATCTTCATATTCTATTTGAAAATAATAAAAATATAAATTGTTGATAATACGGAAAATTTTTTGACGATTTTAGTATTAATTAATTAGTGGTTAGTAGAGGCGCAAGGCCTTGCGCCCCTACTAACCACTAACCCTTCTTTACTTAAATCCGCAGATTTTGAAGGACAAATCTTGAGAGGTTTCTGCTTCGGGATCGGACTTCATAGATTGATATTTTTCAACTTGTGTGGTCAACCACTGCTGGCTTCCACCACGGACTTCAGTTTTGCGCTTGCCAACAACTTCAAGATAAGCCAAGTCTTTAATTTTACTCAAGCAGCTTGTCGGTGTAACATGACTGCTGGATCTTTTCTCCGAAGGTAGCTTAGCAATTTTTAGACTTTCGTTGGATTGTGTATTTGTTCTGGAAACGTGAGAGTTTTCCTTAAGCAGGCGGTTGTAAGTACGATAGGGAATGTAATGTAGAGGATTGTAGCCAGCGAAACGCAGCATAAGAACGCAAGCCCAAGAATACTTACCTGCAAGAATAGCTTCTACAACTTGGTCGAATTGTTCGGGGTTGATAGTTTTATCTAAATTGCTACTGCCAGAAATACCGTGGTTCATAGTGTTTGTTGTTTTGATAGAAATAAACGAGTCTGTCGTCTTTGGTGGTTTGTAGTTCAATGGGTGTCTATATAATTGCTCTTACCTTTAAAGGACAAGCAAGACTTGATAGAGCAACATATCAGTTCAGTAATAAGCAACAAATGTCAAGGAGTTTTTGCACTGGCCGTTTAATCGACTTTTAATTTGATACTTCGATTTTTCTCGGTAAAATAGTTGACAGCCCATGCAGCTTTAACTCCGATATACCTGACTTATTTTCTTGATAGATTTTGCACTCGAAGTAGTAGATACAACTCTCTTTGAAACAGTTCGAGAATTCCGCCGTAAGTCGATAATATCTGTTGGTTTGTTATTTACGGCACTTGTTTGAGAAGCCCGAGTCGCCAGATTCTCTAGTACTTTAATTGCAGTACGAGTGTGAGCTAGCAAGCGAGAACTGTTTATCAAACCATCCACTTGATTGGATTGCATTTGGTTAGTGACTAACTGTTGCTGTCGATCTTCAACTTCAGCAGTCGAGAATTCCCCGTTTAATTCCGCAACAACTTCGATTGGTTTCCATTTCCTGGCTGAAGTCACAACAGTGTTATCGATTGTATCCAAATGGTGCGGCAGAATTTGAGATTGCTCTCCCAATGCTACAACTTTACCTCGGACTTGACTGACTTGCTCAATCCTTCCCGTCCATGACCAAACAACAACTGTTGTAAAAAAAGCTATGCTCCTAATGGTAGCTAGGAGGGAAAAGGCTTTAGGCGATTTACTGAGGAACTCCTCAACACGTACTAACCTATTTTCCGTATTCTTAAGTGCTACTTCAGAGCTTTCAACCGCAGTGTTATGAGTCTTTATAGGTGTTTTCAGTGTAACACCTGTCTCTATAAAAGCTATATTTTTGTCATGGATGAGTGCCATTTCAGATACTAAATCGGTCTCAATAGCAGAGCGATCGCAATAATTCTTTGAGACATCTGATTGGCTGGAAATATGAAGTGCATTTAACCTGATGATTCTGTTCATGCGCTGTCCTGATGATCGGAAACCTGACTTTTTCTTCAAGTCTTTTTACTGCTAAGCCGGAATTTGTTAATTACCCCTGAAATTTATTTATCAGTGTGTAAAAAAGTAGCATCTACACAAAAGATACTCTGTAAAAAGGTAGTAGCTCCTGCAACTTTTCTTTTAATACCCATACACTGATAGTGGCTTTTCGACTGTGTTTTTGGCTTAGCAGTGCCGCAGGCAATTCTTTCCTTTTTTTTCATGTCATATAAATGGCATGAAAAGTTTCCATTTGATTCTAGTAGATGCATTTTTGTCCTCTTCAAAATTCGCTCACTCCTGATTCTATTTCTTTCCCTGATAAGTCTATGCACTTATTTTATACCAAAGAATTAGGAGATAAGTAAAATCGCATACTTTTTAGGGGTGTAGAGAAAAAATATTCATCCCTAAGCATTAAGAGTAACATTTGTATTTATACTATTTTTTTGCACAAATGTCATCTCTTCTTATGGCATTTTATCAATAATTTTTACTCTTTTCATTTTTCTCTTTATTTCCTAGACTTTCACTCACTTTTTGTTTCTTACTTGTTAGTTATTGGGGGGTAAGACCCCTCATCCAACTTCGCTTTACAGCTTTCGTTGAATATCTTGTTTTACCATTACTATGGTTTCTAACCTTATAAAAATATAACAGCACAAGTAGCATTTAGACAATCTTTACTACTGCAAGCCGCAATAGCAATTTTTACCCATTCTGCAAAATCTCCTACTGCCGTTATTATGTTTATTTTTTGATGAAAGAAAATTCTGTAGTAGAACATACGATTGGCACTTTAGAACCAAATACTTGTAATAACTTCATCTGTTAGTAAAGACATGAAGTTATAAACTGACCATCTTATGGTATAGTGACCAGTGATCAGTGACCAGTGACCAGTGACCAGTGACTAGTAATCAGTGACCAGTGACCAATGACTAATGACTAATTTAATTGCTGCTGAACTAGGTTGTGATAAATACCGCCAATTGACATTAATTCATCATGAGTGCCTTGTTCAATAAGAAAACCTCGGTCTAAAACAAGAATGCTGTCAGCGTGTCGAATGGTAAAAAGACGATGGGCAATGATAAAAGTAGTACGATCGCAACCGATAGAAGCGTCACTGGCGCAACTGTAGCGAGTTAAATTCTCTAAAAACCGATGTTCGGATTTAGCATCCAGGAAACTAGTCGCTTCATCTAAAATCAAAATGCGAGGATTTCTCAAAAAAGCTCTAGCAATAGCTATTTTTTGTCGCTGTCCGCTAGAAAGCATCATTCCTCTCTCTCCCAC
This genomic interval from Scytonema hofmannii PCC 7110 contains the following:
- a CDS encoding HetP family heterocyst commitment protein, which translates into the protein MNHGISGSSNLDKTINPEQFDQVVEAILAGKYSWACVLMLRFAGYNPLHYIPYRTYNRLLKENSHVSRTNTQSNESLKIAKLPSEKRSSSHVTPTSCLSKIKDLAYLEVVGKRKTEVRGGSQQWLTTQVEKYQSMKSDPEAETSQDLSFKICGFK